A stretch of the Filimonas lacunae genome encodes the following:
- a CDS encoding M1 family metallopeptidase, with the protein MKQAFFVLFLAMSGFSQAQLMTNKPVATHADSLRGSMNPERSWWDVLRYDITVIPDIATKTISGSNVIRYKVTTDSYPAFMQIDLQEPMDIDSVLFDAHRALRFTREGNAWHVQVPKQKKDSEGNITVYFHGQPREAIRPPWDGGWIWTKDEQNRAWVSAACQGLGASVWYPCKDHQSDEPDNGASLSITVPDTMVAVANGRLQSKTQQNGYTQWKWQVINPINNYNLIPYIGKYENYTDTMQGGKGVLDISYWALDYDIPKAKQQFTQVKQMLRAFEYWFGPYPFYEDGYKIIEAPHLGMEHQTAVAYGNHFKNGYLGRDLSGTGWGMKWDFIIVHESGHEWFANNITSRDIADMWIHESFTNYSETLFTEYFYGKEAGSDYCYGTRAKILNDKPIIGPYGVNQEGSGDMYYKGGNMLHTIRHIINNDSLFRQILIGLNTTYYHQTVTTQQIEYYISKHAGINLGKVFDQYLRTIQIPELQYSVRGNQFYFRWNNCIKGFDMPLPLTKGGKIITLRPGISWQHVTVNKNDKELFDPAFINRQFYITLKKTNM; encoded by the coding sequence ATGAAGCAAGCATTTTTTGTATTGTTTTTGGCGATGTCTGGCTTTTCACAGGCACAGCTCATGACCAATAAACCAGTAGCTACGCATGCAGATTCTTTACGCGGCAGTATGAACCCCGAAAGAAGCTGGTGGGATGTATTACGTTATGACATCACCGTAATACCCGATATAGCCACCAAAACCATCAGCGGTAGCAATGTGATCCGTTACAAGGTAACTACCGACAGCTATCCGGCTTTTATGCAAATTGATTTGCAGGAGCCTATGGATATTGACAGCGTGCTGTTCGATGCCCACCGTGCTTTACGCTTTACCCGCGAAGGCAATGCCTGGCACGTGCAGGTACCTAAGCAAAAAAAAGATAGTGAGGGCAACATCACCGTTTACTTTCATGGCCAGCCGCGTGAAGCCATCAGGCCACCCTGGGATGGCGGCTGGATATGGACGAAGGATGAACAAAACCGTGCCTGGGTAAGTGCAGCCTGCCAGGGTCTGGGAGCCAGCGTATGGTATCCCTGTAAAGACCACCAGAGCGATGAACCTGATAACGGCGCCTCTCTTTCCATTACGGTACCCGACACAATGGTAGCAGTAGCCAATGGCCGGTTACAGTCCAAAACACAGCAGAATGGCTACACCCAATGGAAATGGCAGGTGATAAACCCTATCAACAACTACAACCTCATTCCTTACATAGGTAAATATGAAAATTACACCGACACCATGCAAGGTGGAAAAGGTGTACTTGACATCAGTTACTGGGCGCTGGACTACGATATTCCCAAAGCCAAACAGCAGTTTACACAGGTAAAACAGATGCTGCGTGCTTTTGAGTATTGGTTTGGTCCCTATCCTTTTTACGAAGATGGCTATAAAATAATAGAAGCACCACACTTAGGCATGGAGCATCAAACAGCTGTGGCTTATGGCAACCATTTTAAAAACGGCTACCTGGGCAGAGATTTAAGTGGCACCGGCTGGGGTATGAAATGGGATTTCATTATTGTACATGAAAGCGGGCATGAATGGTTTGCCAATAACATCACCTCCCGCGACATTGCGGATATGTGGATTCATGAAAGCTTTACCAATTACAGCGAAACCCTGTTCACCGAATATTTTTATGGCAAAGAAGCGGGCAGTGATTACTGCTATGGCACCCGTGCTAAAATACTGAACGATAAACCTATCATCGGCCCTTATGGCGTAAACCAGGAAGGCAGTGGCGATATGTATTACAAAGGTGGCAATATGCTACATACTATTCGCCATATTATCAATAACGACAGCCTGTTTCGTCAAATACTGATAGGGTTAAACACTACCTACTATCATCAAACTGTAACCACCCAGCAAATAGAATATTATATCAGCAAACACGCTGGTATTAACCTGGGCAAAGTGTTCGATCAGTACCTGCGTACCATTCAAATACCAGAGCTGCAATACAGCGTAAGAGGTAACCAGTTTTATTTCCGCTGGAACAACTGTATCAAAGGTTTTGACATGCCTTTGCCTTTAACCAAAGGTGGTAAAATAATTACCCTGCGTCCCGGCATCAGCTGGCAGCATGTTACAGTCAATAAAAATGATAAGGAACTGTTTGATCCGGCCTTTATCAACCGGCAGTTTTATATAACACTGAAGAAAACGAATATGTAG
- a CDS encoding EVE domain-containing protein: MAAYWLVKSEPFKYSWDQFVKDGQTFWDGVRNYQARNNLRGMKKGDLVFFYHSNEGLEIVGIAKVVKEAYQDPTTDDTNWVVVDLKPVKKLPKPVTLAQMKADIRLEKLGLIKQGRLSVSSVTVEEWGVIEEMAGF; this comes from the coding sequence ATGGCTGCATACTGGTTAGTGAAGTCAGAACCATTCAAATACAGTTGGGATCAGTTTGTAAAGGATGGACAAACGTTTTGGGATGGTGTGCGTAATTACCAGGCACGTAATAACCTGCGTGGTATGAAAAAAGGCGACCTGGTGTTTTTCTATCACAGCAATGAAGGGCTGGAGATAGTAGGTATTGCCAAAGTAGTAAAAGAAGCCTACCAGGACCCTACTACCGATGATACCAATTGGGTGGTAGTAGATTTAAAGCCTGTAAAAAAATTGCCTAAGCCGGTTACGCTGGCGCAGATGAAAGCTGATATCCGCCTGGAGAAATTAGGATTGATTAAACAGGGCCGTTTATCTGTATCTTCTGTAACAGTGGAAGAGTGGGGCGTAATAGAAGAGATGGCCGGTTTTTAA
- the dnaE gene encoding DNA polymerase III subunit alpha yields the protein MCQFSHLHVHTQYSLLDGAASIESLYKKAAKDNMPALAITDHGNMFGVFDFVNQAWKNTRVIGKDEKGKDITEPVVKPIVGCEFYVVEDRFRKTFSKEQRDSRLHQVLLAKNRTGYQNLVKLTSMGFIEGMYSKYPRIDKKLIVQYHEGLIATTCCIGASVPQAILNDGEEAAEKEFKWWLDLFGEDFIIEIQRHEIKEQEIINHTLLKFAKKFNVPVIATNDSHYTDQDDYNAHDILLCINTGEKKATPGFDDFVNDDTQVKNRRFKFPNDQFYFKTTEEMKKLFSDVPESIDNTNMIIDKVEVLNLKKDILLPAFPLPKEFVTGDDNNINQWNFLHYLTYEGARQRYGEIEEHVRERLDFELFTIKTMGFAGYFLIVSDFIKAGKDLGVFIGPGRGSAAGSAVAYCIGITNIDPIKYNLLFERFLNPDRKSMPDIDTDFDDEGRQKVINYVVDKYGKNQVAQIITYGTMAAKMSIKDVARAMDLPLAEANALAKMVPDRPGIELGRVLQAPLTPKDGPKSLEEKDGVGPDELEGVKRLREIYNGSDMSAEVLQQAERLEGSVRNTGIHAAGIIIAPRDLTDLLPVSTAKDSDLWVTQFEGSIIEDAGVIKMDFLGLKTLSIIKTALELIKQNYNIDITIDDVPLDDELTFELYQKGETNATFQFESMGMQKYLRELKPDKFADLIAMNALYRPGPIAYIPNFIDRKHGREPITYDLADMEGDLADTYGITVYQEQVMLLSQKLAGFSKGDADVLRKAMGKKQKSVLDKMKTQFVKGAVEKGHPEEVLDKVWTDWEAFAQYAFNKSHSTCYAFVAYQTAYLKAHYPSEYMAAVLNHAGSIEKITFFMEECKRMGITVLGPDINESLKGFAPNKKGEIRFGLGGLKGVGEAAIENIIEERKNGEFSDIFNFIKRVNQRTVNKKSLESLVHSGTFDCFKEMHRGQFFHIPKDETKSNLERIVLFGNQYQANLNQSNNSLFGDAVMQEIPPPKILPCEEWTLTEKLEHEKEVTGIFISGHPLDHFKFELKHYGITSLADFNEVKDSVTLQAAAGSRNFRIAGLVIDAQHRVTKTGRNFGILAIEDLTGKTEMMLWSDDYVKYQNYMEKGKNILINGFYKQRFNSGTYEFKVQSLQLLETMKQNLTKQIDITMHPSAVTEEFVKFLDSNVTANPGKSSIRFVILEPKENIKLSLYSVDKGFQMNDELAIYLNENPDLDVTVALTG from the coding sequence ATGTGCCAATTCTCTCATTTACACGTCCATACCCAATACTCATTGCTCGATGGTGCAGCAAGTATTGAAAGCTTATATAAAAAAGCGGCAAAAGACAATATGCCGGCCCTGGCCATCACCGACCACGGTAATATGTTCGGGGTGTTTGACTTTGTGAACCAGGCCTGGAAAAATACCCGTGTTATTGGTAAAGATGAAAAGGGGAAAGACATTACCGAACCGGTAGTAAAGCCTATTGTGGGTTGTGAGTTTTATGTAGTGGAAGACCGCTTTCGTAAAACGTTTTCCAAAGAGCAACGCGATAGCCGTTTGCACCAGGTGTTACTGGCCAAAAACAGAACCGGCTATCAAAACCTGGTAAAGCTTACTTCTATGGGCTTTATTGAGGGTATGTATAGCAAGTACCCCCGTATTGATAAAAAACTGATTGTACAATACCATGAAGGGCTGATAGCCACAACCTGTTGCATTGGCGCTTCTGTGCCCCAGGCCATTTTAAATGACGGCGAAGAAGCGGCGGAAAAAGAATTCAAATGGTGGCTCGACCTGTTTGGCGAAGATTTCATTATTGAAATTCAACGCCACGAAATAAAAGAGCAGGAAATTATCAACCACACCCTGCTGAAATTTGCCAAGAAGTTTAATGTACCTGTTATTGCCACCAATGATAGTCACTATACCGATCAGGACGATTATAACGCCCATGATATCCTGTTATGTATCAACACCGGTGAAAAGAAAGCAACACCAGGCTTCGACGATTTTGTGAATGATGATACACAGGTAAAGAACCGCCGTTTTAAATTCCCGAACGATCAGTTCTATTTTAAAACCACTGAAGAGATGAAAAAGCTGTTCAGTGATGTGCCGGAGAGTATTGACAACACCAACATGATCATAGACAAGGTAGAGGTACTGAACCTGAAGAAGGATATCCTGCTTCCTGCCTTCCCTTTGCCTAAAGAGTTTGTTACCGGTGACGACAACAACATCAACCAGTGGAACTTCCTGCACTACCTTACTTACGAAGGCGCACGCCAGCGTTATGGCGAAATTGAAGAACATGTAAGGGAGCGACTGGACTTTGAACTGTTCACTATTAAAACAATGGGATTTGCCGGTTACTTCCTCATTGTATCCGACTTTATTAAAGCCGGTAAAGACCTCGGGGTATTCATTGGCCCTGGTCGTGGTTCGGCTGCCGGTAGTGCGGTGGCTTACTGTATAGGTATCACTAACATTGACCCTATTAAGTACAACCTGCTGTTCGAACGTTTTCTGAACCCCGATCGTAAGTCAATGCCCGATATTGATACGGACTTCGACGATGAAGGCCGTCAGAAGGTAATTAACTACGTAGTAGATAAATATGGCAAAAACCAGGTAGCGCAGATTATCACCTATGGTACCATGGCTGCCAAAATGAGTATAAAAGACGTGGCACGCGCCATGGACTTACCCCTGGCCGAAGCGAACGCACTGGCTAAAATGGTACCTGACAGGCCGGGGATTGAGCTGGGGCGGGTATTACAAGCCCCGCTTACTCCTAAAGACGGCCCAAAATCTCTGGAAGAAAAAGACGGTGTTGGCCCCGATGAACTGGAAGGAGTAAAACGCCTGCGGGAAATATACAACGGCAGCGACATGAGCGCCGAAGTACTGCAACAGGCCGAAAGGCTGGAAGGATCGGTAAGAAACACCGGTATTCACGCAGCAGGTATCATCATTGCCCCGCGCGACTTAACCGATCTGTTACCCGTATCTACGGCTAAAGACTCCGACTTGTGGGTTACCCAGTTTGAAGGTAGCATCATTGAAGATGCCGGGGTAATTAAGATGGACTTCCTGGGTTTGAAAACCCTTTCCATCATTAAGACTGCATTGGAGTTAATCAAACAGAACTACAACATTGATATCACTATTGATGATGTTCCGCTGGATGATGAACTCACATTTGAACTATACCAGAAAGGCGAAACCAACGCAACGTTCCAGTTTGAAAGTATGGGTATGCAAAAGTACCTGCGCGAATTAAAACCGGATAAGTTTGCGGATCTTATCGCCATGAACGCCTTGTACCGCCCTGGTCCTATTGCCTACATCCCTAACTTCATCGACCGTAAGCATGGACGTGAACCCATCACGTACGATCTGGCCGACATGGAAGGAGATCTGGCAGATACCTACGGTATTACCGTATACCAGGAACAGGTGATGTTGCTGTCGCAGAAACTGGCGGGCTTCTCTAAAGGAGATGCGGACGTACTGCGTAAGGCGATGGGTAAAAAACAAAAGTCGGTACTGGATAAAATGAAAACCCAGTTTGTGAAGGGTGCCGTAGAAAAAGGGCACCCCGAAGAAGTACTGGATAAAGTATGGACGGACTGGGAAGCGTTTGCGCAATACGCGTTTAACAAATCGCACAGTACCTGTTACGCTTTTGTGGCTTACCAAACCGCTTACCTCAAAGCCCACTACCCCAGTGAATACATGGCCGCAGTACTCAACCACGCCGGTAGCATTGAAAAGATCACCTTCTTTATGGAAGAGTGTAAGCGTATGGGCATTACAGTACTAGGTCCTGACATCAACGAATCGCTCAAAGGCTTTGCCCCTAACAAAAAAGGAGAAATCCGTTTTGGTTTAGGCGGTTTAAAAGGTGTGGGTGAAGCGGCGATTGAAAACATTATTGAAGAAAGAAAGAACGGTGAATTCTCCGATATATTCAACTTTATCAAACGGGTTAACCAACGTACGGTAAACAAAAAGTCGTTGGAAAGTCTTGTGCACTCCGGCACATTCGATTGCTTTAAAGAAATGCACCGTGGTCAGTTTTTCCATATCCCTAAAGATGAAACGAAAAGCAACCTGGAACGCATTGTACTCTTTGGCAACCAGTACCAGGCCAACCTTAACCAAAGCAATAACAGCTTGTTTGGCGACGCAGTAATGCAGGAAATTCCACCACCAAAAATTCTGCCTTGCGAGGAATGGACGCTGACCGAAAAGCTGGAGCATGAAAAAGAAGTAACGGGCATCTTCATTAGTGGTCACCCGTTAGATCACTTCAAGTTTGAGTTAAAACATTACGGTATTACATCCCTTGCCGACTTTAACGAGGTAAAAGATAGCGTGACCCTGCAGGCAGCAGCAGGCAGTCGTAACTTCCGTATAGCAGGTCTGGTAATTGACGCACAACACCGCGTAACTAAAACAGGTCGCAACTTTGGTATTTTAGCCATTGAAGACCTTACCGGTAAAACGGAAATGATGTTATGGAGCGATGATTATGTGAAGTACCAGAACTACATGGAAAAAGGTAAGAACATTTTGATCAATGGTTTTTATAAGCAGCGCTTTAACTCCGGCACCTACGAGTTTAAAGTACAAAGCCTGCAACTGCTCGAAACCATGAAGCAAAACCTTACCAAGCAAATAGATATTACCATGCACCCCAGTGCAGTAACAGAAGAGTTTGTGAAGTTTTTAGATAGTAATGTCACAGCTAACCCTGGTAAATCATCTATACGCTTTGTAATACTGGAACCCAAAGAGAATATTAAACTAAGCCTGTACAGCGTAGATAAAGGATTTCAGATGAACGACGAACTGGCTATTTACCTGAACGAAAATCCCGATCTGGATGTAACAGTAGCGCTAACAGGCTAG
- a CDS encoding SDR family oxidoreductase, giving the protein MKVLVTGANGFLGQHLCLHLDKAGFSVAATGRGDSRLPFAFSQIYYPADLTSREEVADLVSQVQPDVIVHAAAMSKPDECNNQRETCLLHNVEVTRYLIDAANNTHRQVHFVYISTDFVLGDNGPHDETVAPAPLNFYGESKLQSEQLVAAHMPLYTIMRPVFIYGPVWEGLKGGFLQWVQQSLEQGKPIKVVNDQLRTPTFIGDICKGLEAIIHKQNNGIYHLAGKEVLSPYQMAIQLAERLALDASLITSVTADTFNEPVKRAKKAGLQIGKAETELGYVPVSFNEGLQATFGKR; this is encoded by the coding sequence ATGAAAGTACTGGTTACCGGAGCTAACGGATTTTTAGGACAACATCTTTGCCTGCACCTGGATAAAGCAGGTTTTTCGGTAGCTGCCACCGGTCGTGGCGACAGCCGCTTACCGTTTGCCTTTTCACAGATCTATTACCCGGCAGATCTTACCAGCAGGGAAGAAGTGGCTGATTTAGTAAGCCAGGTACAACCCGATGTGATAGTGCATGCCGCCGCTATGAGCAAGCCCGATGAATGTAACAATCAACGTGAAACCTGTTTGCTGCACAATGTAGAGGTTACCCGCTATTTAATAGATGCAGCTAACAACACCCATCGGCAGGTGCATTTTGTATATATATCCACTGATTTTGTATTAGGAGATAATGGCCCGCATGATGAAACAGTGGCGCCGGCCCCGCTTAACTTTTATGGTGAAAGCAAATTGCAATCAGAGCAACTGGTGGCTGCACACATGCCGCTTTATACCATTATGCGCCCTGTATTCATTTATGGCCCTGTATGGGAGGGATTAAAAGGTGGCTTTCTACAATGGGTGCAGCAAAGCCTGGAACAGGGCAAGCCCATTAAAGTGGTCAACGATCAGTTACGAACACCCACTTTTATAGGAGATATATGCAAAGGGCTGGAAGCCATTATTCACAAACAGAATAATGGTATTTATCACCTGGCAGGTAAGGAGGTGTTATCGCCTTATCAAATGGCTATTCAGCTGGCTGAACGTTTAGCGTTGGATGCTTCCCTTATTACCAGCGTAACAGCAGATACATTCAATGAGCCGGTGAAGAGAGCAAAGAAGGCCGGGTTGCAAATTGGGAAGGCGGAGACAGAGTTGGGGTATGTGCCGGTGAGTTTTAATGAGGGTCTGCAGGCGACCTTTGGTAAAAGATAA
- a CDS encoding C40 family peptidase — translation MVIAVASCKSIKNIGAKDNSTAKSSKSSTRTRSGSGKFIDGIEVTPGSVVTSKHATSSSLTGKKGKLYQPEDDVPASGMNIEEAQWLQLKFAIILDASVEKLTNMALLRSLDEWWGTRYCLGGNTQNCVDCSGFTLAVMRDVYGVSVPRTAQEQYDKSARVDMEDLREGDYVFFHTSGRSISHVGIYLFNNKFVHASTSNGVMVSDLNDKYWQPKYRGGGRVTRK, via the coding sequence ATGGTAATTGCCGTTGCCAGTTGCAAAAGCATTAAAAATATAGGAGCCAAGGACAATTCCACCGCCAAAAGCAGTAAAAGCAGCACCCGCACACGCTCGGGCAGTGGCAAGTTTATTGATGGCATTGAAGTAACGCCGGGTTCGGTGGTTACCTCCAAACATGCTACCAGCAGCAGCCTTACCGGCAAGAAAGGCAAGCTGTATCAGCCCGAAGATGATGTGCCTGCATCAGGCATGAACATAGAAGAGGCGCAATGGCTGCAGCTGAAATTTGCCATTATACTGGACGCATCGGTGGAAAAGCTCACGAATATGGCCTTGTTGCGTTCGTTGGACGAATGGTGGGGAACCCGCTATTGTTTAGGGGGCAATACGCAGAATTGTGTGGACTGTTCCGGCTTTACGCTGGCGGTAATGCGGGATGTGTATGGTGTGTCGGTACCACGCACTGCGCAGGAGCAATATGATAAAAGCGCCCGCGTGGATATGGAAGATTTACGGGAAGGCGATTATGTGTTTTTTCATACCTCAGGCCGTAGCATATCGCATGTAGGCATTTATTTGTTCAACAATAAGTTTGTACACGCTTCTACCAGCAACGGTGTTATGGTAAGCGATTTAAACGATAAATACTGGCAGCCCAAATACCGGGGCGGTGGCCGGGTTACCCGCAAATAA
- a CDS encoding (Fe-S)-binding protein, translating into MNVQIFVPCFIDQLYPAVAFNMVKVLEKAGCTVQYNGNQTCCGQPAFNAGFHNEAKDVCSKFLKDFEGAEYIVAPSASCVGFVRNYYQQLFNNSSVHNEVRQLADRTYELSEFLIKVVGIDDIGAILEGKATYHDSCAGLREVGIKKEPRQLLSKVKGLELVEMNDVETCCGFGGTFAVKFEPISIAMGDQKITNAGNTEAEYLISTDMSCLMHLDGCSKYKGSKLKLMHLADVLANGW; encoded by the coding sequence ATGAATGTGCAGATTTTTGTTCCCTGCTTTATTGACCAGCTTTATCCCGCTGTGGCTTTTAACATGGTGAAGGTGCTGGAAAAGGCAGGCTGTACCGTACAGTATAACGGCAATCAAACCTGTTGCGGACAACCGGCTTTTAATGCTGGTTTCCATAACGAGGCTAAAGATGTGTGCAGCAAGTTTTTAAAAGACTTTGAAGGTGCTGAATATATTGTGGCCCCCAGCGCCAGCTGTGTAGGGTTTGTGCGTAACTATTACCAGCAGCTGTTCAACAATTCATCTGTACATAACGAGGTAAGACAACTGGCCGACCGTACTTACGAATTATCGGAGTTTCTGATAAAAGTGGTGGGCATTGATGATATTGGCGCTATCCTGGAGGGTAAAGCCACTTATCACGATAGCTGTGCCGGTTTGCGTGAAGTGGGCATTAAAAAAGAACCCCGTCAGTTATTGAGCAAAGTAAAGGGGCTGGAACTGGTAGAAATGAATGATGTGGAAACCTGTTGCGGCTTTGGCGGTACGTTTGCGGTAAAGTTTGAGCCTATCAGCATTGCCATGGGCGATCAAAAAATTACCAATGCCGGCAACACGGAAGCAGAATACCTCATCAGCACAGATATGAGTTGTCTTATGCACCTGGATGGCTGCTCTAAGTATAAGGGCAGTAAGTTAAAGCTGATGCACCTTGCCGATGTACTGGCTAATGGGTGGTAG
- a CDS encoding oxidoreductase yields the protein MSAIHVGLIGYGMAARVMHAPFLATTPLYKVAAVMERHKEDSKALFPDVKVARTIEELLNSHIELVVITTPNETHVPYAIQALEAGMHVVLEKPFTITSADAQLLIDTAAKVRRTVSVFHNRRYVADFLTIRQILQQQLLGNVHEYEAHYDRYRPELKANAWREENLPGSGILYDLGPHLIDQALCLFGLPKHITADIKTQRPEAKVDDYFDIQLHYDYTKVILKAGMLVREPGARYAIHGTAGSFVKYGEDPQEAILKTGQLPLGKDWGKEHMDDYGLLHTTVNDKEFKEKYPSLQGNFGLYYDNLYKAIREGKPLLEKAEHGFNTIRIIELAKESSRVKATIACEGLKDVSY from the coding sequence ATGTCAGCGATTCATGTAGGATTGATAGGATATGGAATGGCGGCACGTGTAATGCATGCACCTTTTTTAGCTACTACCCCACTATATAAAGTGGCGGCAGTAATGGAAAGACATAAAGAAGATTCAAAGGCATTGTTTCCGGATGTAAAGGTAGCACGCACTATAGAAGAACTACTGAACAGTCACATAGAACTGGTAGTGATTACCACCCCTAACGAAACCCATGTACCTTACGCCATACAGGCTTTGGAAGCCGGCATGCATGTAGTACTGGAAAAGCCTTTTACCATTACTTCAGCCGATGCGCAACTGTTAATAGATACAGCTGCTAAAGTACGCAGAACAGTAAGCGTGTTTCATAACAGGCGCTATGTGGCCGACTTCTTAACCATCCGCCAGATACTGCAGCAACAATTACTGGGCAATGTACATGAATACGAAGCACATTACGACCGTTACCGTCCTGAGCTAAAGGCCAACGCATGGCGCGAAGAAAACCTGCCCGGCAGTGGCATCCTGTACGATCTGGGCCCACACCTGATAGATCAGGCATTATGCCTGTTTGGCCTGCCTAAGCATATTACAGCAGATATTAAAACCCAACGCCCCGAAGCCAAAGTAGATGACTACTTTGATATACAGCTGCACTACGATTATACTAAAGTGATATTAAAAGCCGGTATGCTGGTACGTGAACCAGGCGCCCGCTATGCGATACACGGCACAGCCGGGTCTTTTGTGAAGTATGGAGAAGATCCACAGGAAGCTATTTTAAAAACCGGTCAGCTACCATTAGGCAAAGATTGGGGCAAAGAGCATATGGACGACTATGGCTTGTTGCACACCACCGTGAATGATAAAGAGTTTAAAGAGAAGTATCCTTCCTTACAAGGCAACTTTGGCTTGTATTACGATAACCTGTACAAGGCTATCCGGGAAGGCAAGCCGCTTTTAGAAAAAGCAGAACACGGCTTTAACACTATACGTATCATTGAATTGGCGAAAGAAAGCAGCCGGGTAAAAGCTACCATAGCTTGCGAAGGCTTAAAAGATGTGAGCTATTAA
- a CDS encoding ABC transporter substrate-binding protein: MAKDIISYCSGTTAVNTDKRLMRLWSCIVLASLWLSACQNASTSDKQVFYYNEATGIATLDPAFAKNQSIMWATHQLYNTLVEIDSGLNIAPSLATRWDISADRRTYTFHIRPDICFHNSVAFPGGKGRRMTAHDIAYSLQRIVDKTTASSGAWIFNNRVAPDGFKAIDDTTFQLMLLRPFHPILGILSMQYCSIVPHEVVEYYGKEFRRHPCGTGPFQYKFWVEGQSLVLEKNPRYWEKDSSGKALPYLDAVHISFYDNKATEFLQFRQGRLSFINDIDASFKDEVLTKKGALREQWQHKIILHKHAYLNTEYFGILTDEKNTLLQKSPLRSKAVRQAINYAIDRRKLVMYLRNSIGIPAEAGIVPGGLPSRNEQLVKGYPYNPAKARELIEQAGLRYAAQWPMVKLLTIPVYADMASFVARELEEVGIKVQVEVVQKSLLLELTAHSNAFFFRASWIGDYPDAENYMAMFYSKNPAPPNYTRYNNPQFDRLYEQALEQTNDSLRYDLYRKMDQLVIDDAPVVPLFYDMVIHLVNPSVHHMQANALNLLELRNVTIQ; this comes from the coding sequence GTGGCAAAGGACATAATCAGCTATTGCTCAGGCACAACGGCTGTAAACACCGATAAGCGGCTGATGAGGCTGTGGAGCTGCATTGTGCTGGCAAGCCTGTGGTTATCAGCCTGCCAAAACGCCTCCACTTCTGATAAGCAGGTGTTTTACTACAATGAAGCCACGGGCATTGCAACACTGGACCCCGCCTTTGCCAAAAATCAGAGTATTATGTGGGCTACGCATCAGCTGTATAATACCCTGGTGGAAATAGATTCCGGTTTGAACATAGCCCCCTCGCTGGCTACCCGCTGGGATATTAGTGCAGACCGGCGTACTTATACCTTCCATATCCGCCCGGATATCTGCTTTCATAACAGTGTCGCTTTCCCAGGAGGAAAGGGGCGCCGGATGACAGCGCATGATATTGCCTACAGTTTGCAAAGAATTGTGGATAAAACCACCGCCAGCAGTGGTGCATGGATATTCAATAACCGTGTTGCCCCGGATGGATTTAAGGCCATAGACGATACTACTTTTCAACTGATGTTGCTAAGGCCTTTTCATCCCATACTGGGCATATTAAGCATGCAGTATTGCAGTATTGTGCCACACGAAGTGGTGGAGTACTATGGTAAAGAATTTCGCAGGCATCCCTGTGGCACAGGGCCCTTTCAATACAAGTTTTGGGTAGAAGGGCAGTCGCTGGTGCTGGAAAAGAACCCGCGTTATTGGGAAAAGGATAGCAGTGGTAAAGCATTGCCTTATCTGGATGCGGTGCATATCAGCTTCTACGATAACAAGGCTACGGAGTTTTTACAATTCAGGCAAGGCAGGCTTAGCTTTATTAATGATATAGATGCTTCTTTTAAAGATGAGGTATTGACGAAGAAAGGTGCATTGCGTGAGCAATGGCAACACAAGATTATATTACACAAGCACGCCTATCTGAATACGGAGTACTTCGGCATTCTTACAGACGAAAAAAATACTTTACTGCAAAAATCGCCTTTACGCAGCAAGGCTGTACGTCAGGCAATTAACTACGCTATAGACCGGCGTAAACTGGTGATGTACCTGCGTAACTCTATTGGCATACCTGCTGAAGCAGGTATTGTGCCAGGTGGTTTACCCTCACGTAACGAGCAACTGGTGAAGGGATATCCTTATAACCCGGCCAAAGCACGGGAACTGATTGAGCAGGCAGGTTTGAGATATGCTGCCCAATGGCCTATGGTGAAACTGCTGACGATACCTGTTTATGCCGATATGGCCAGCTTTGTTGCGCGTGAACTGGAAGAGGTAGGTATAAAAGTGCAGGTGGAAGTGGTGCAGAAAAGTTTGCTGCTGGAGCTGACCGCGCATTCCAACGCTTTCTTTTTCCGGGCCAGCTGGATAGGGGACTACCCTGATGCCGAAAACTATATGGCCATGTTTTACAGTAAAAACCCGGCCCCACCCAATTACACCAGGTATAACAACCCGCAGTTTGACAGGTTGTACGAGCAGGCATTGGAACAAACCAACGACTCGCTCCGCTATGATCTTTACCGTAAAATGGATCAGCTGGTGATTGACGATGCACCTGTGGTGCCTTTGTTTTATGATATGGTAATTCACCTGGTAAATCCTTCGGTGCATCACATGCAGGCCAATGCCTTGAATTTGCTGGAACTGAGGAATGTTACCATTCAATAA